In the Orenia marismortui DSM 5156 genome, one interval contains:
- a CDS encoding PTS fructose-like transporter subunit IIB — protein sequence MKILAVTACPTGVAHTYLAAESLEKSAKKKGVEIKVETQGSIGIENEITEEDIKEAVAVIIAADVNISKPERFKGKPKLNLDVQKAIKHSDQIIDKIIEKFGE from the coding sequence ATGAAAATTTTAGCAGTAACAGCATGTCCTACAGGGGTTGCTCATACTTATTTAGCAGCTGAATCTTTAGAAAAGAGTGCTAAGAAAAAAGGTGTTGAAATTAAGGTAGAAACTCAAGGCTCTATTGGTATAGAAAATGAAATTACTGAGGAAGATATAAAAGAAGCAGTAGCAGTAATAATAGCAGCTGATGTTAACATATCTAAACCTGAACGCTTTAAAGGTAAGCCTAAGCTAAATCTTGATGTCCAAAAAGCTATTAAACATTCAGACCAAATTATTGATAAGATAATTGAGAAATTTGGAGAGTAA
- the trkA gene encoding Trk system potassium transporter TrkA, whose amino-acid sequence MKEVVSKIKKVTTGFTTSTKQTIIVGGNEASIQLAERLIKSNQDIVIIEENDISRKNIEEKIDVLTIKGKGTDINTLRKAGATNTNLLIAITDNDYENLLTGIYAKQLGVDNVVIQVKEEINLNYNLQQQEFNINLIVNPFSKVVKKVKGIIKPGVELELDNYLDKRVQISKFKVSHQSSFAYNSIDKVNLPKNSLILAILRKGRVIIPKGRDKIYPGDNLFIICHKGFKEKISQLINSHHEDNGKIVLVGGGEINYQLAKQFSKISTVTIIEEDREKCEEIADNLSNILVLEGRGTDIELLKEEGVAKADAFIATTTSDESNLLMAKLAKSLGVKNSIAIVTDISYTYLVDFLDIDYIISPSAITVDSILDYFYQGQVKGETIFEGQVNIVEIKINKSTIIKDLSLASDIIIALIKRDNNVIIPNGASKLRRGDKVLVLSLTVKGDIRGYFNQEARK is encoded by the coding sequence ATGAAAGAGGTAGTAAGTAAGATTAAAAAAGTAACTACTGGCTTTACTACTTCCACAAAGCAAACAATTATAGTAGGAGGAAATGAAGCAAGCATACAACTAGCTGAACGTTTAATTAAGAGTAATCAGGATATAGTAATAATTGAAGAGAATGATATTTCCAGAAAGAATATAGAAGAGAAGATTGATGTTCTAACTATAAAGGGCAAGGGGACTGATATAAATACTTTAAGAAAGGCAGGAGCTACTAATACTAACTTATTAATCGCGATTACTGACAATGATTATGAGAATTTGTTAACTGGAATTTATGCTAAACAATTAGGAGTAGATAATGTAGTTATTCAAGTTAAAGAGGAAATAAATTTAAACTATAATCTTCAACAGCAAGAGTTTAATATTAATCTAATTGTAAACCCTTTTTCTAAAGTAGTAAAAAAAGTTAAGGGAATAATTAAGCCTGGAGTAGAATTAGAGCTTGATAATTATTTAGATAAGCGGGTGCAAATATCTAAATTTAAAGTTTCCCATCAAAGTAGCTTTGCTTATAATAGTATTGATAAAGTAAATTTACCTAAAAATTCATTAATACTAGCGATTTTAAGAAAAGGTAGAGTAATTATTCCTAAGGGCAGAGATAAAATTTATCCAGGCGATAATCTATTTATTATTTGTCATAAAGGATTTAAAGAGAAGATATCTCAATTGATAAATTCTCATCATGAAGATAATGGGAAGATTGTTTTAGTAGGAGGAGGTGAAATAAATTATCAATTGGCTAAACAATTTTCTAAAATTTCTACGGTAACAATTATTGAAGAAGATAGAGAAAAATGTGAAGAGATTGCTGATAATTTAAGTAATATATTGGTCTTAGAGGGAAGGGGAACAGATATAGAGCTATTAAAAGAAGAAGGAGTTGCTAAAGCTGATGCTTTTATAGCGACTACTACTAGTGATGAAAGCAATCTTTTAATGGCTAAGCTGGCTAAAAGCTTAGGAGTTAAAAACTCAATTGCTATAGTAACAGATATTAGCTATACATACTTAGTAGATTTTTTAGATATAGATTATATTATCAGTCCTTCTGCTATAACAGTAGATTCAATTCTAGATTATTTTTATCAAGGACAAGTTAAAGGAGAGACAATCTTTGAAGGACAGGTAAATATAGTTGAAATTAAGATTAATAAGTCAACAATAATTAAGGATTTATCCTTAGCATCTGATATTATAATTGCTCTAATTAAAAGAGACAACAATGTAATTATTCCTAATGGAGCAAGTAAATTAAGAAGAGGTGATAAGGTATTAGTTTTATCCTTAACCGTGAAAGGTGACATTAGAGGTTATTTTAATCAGGAGGCACGTAAATGA
- a CDS encoding type II toxin-antitoxin system RatA family toxin, producing MPYIEESIEVNGKVDRVYKLVKDMESYPNFMPDVLRVEVIERDKNTTITNWVTNIDGRKICWTERDYFNDDEYQIIYKQISGDLKKFDGEWNLERSSKGIKITLTVDFEFGIPMLAPLLNPILKKKVRANSKKMLEAVKEKVEEEIGEQCS from the coding sequence ATGCCTTATATAGAAGAAAGTATAGAAGTTAATGGCAAAGTAGATAGGGTATATAAGTTAGTTAAGGATATGGAATCCTATCCTAATTTCATGCCAGATGTTTTGAGAGTTGAAGTAATAGAAAGAGATAAAAATACAACAATTACCAATTGGGTTACTAATATTGATGGTAGAAAGATCTGCTGGACAGAAAGAGATTACTTTAATGATGATGAGTATCAGATTATATATAAACAGATAAGTGGAGATTTGAAGAAATTTGATGGAGAGTGGAATTTAGAAAGAAGCTCAAAAGGAATTAAGATCACTTTAACAGTAGATTTTGAGTTTGGAATTCCAATGTTAGCTCCTCTTTTAAATCCTATTTTGAAGAAAAAGGTTAGAGCTAATAGTAAAAAGATGTTAGAAGCAGTTAAGGAAAAAGTAGAGGAAGAAATAGGTGAACAGTGCTCATGA
- a CDS encoding PTS sugar transporter subunit IIA translates to MDSLINENLIVLDMKWENRDSVIKALSELINYNGNLNSIDKYIQTVFEREDKSSTGVGNGIAIPHGKSIGVDKPAIAFARLKEGVEWKSFDDKAVELVFLLAVPDKNDSKEHLKILSTLSRNLLNEEFKDSLMSAQNKEEINQILTKMFQ, encoded by the coding sequence ATGGATTCTTTGATAAATGAAAATTTAATAGTTCTTGATATGAAATGGGAGAATAGGGATAGTGTAATTAAAGCATTAAGTGAATTAATCAATTATAACGGCAATTTAAATTCTATAGATAAATATATTCAAACTGTATTTGAGAGAGAAGATAAGTCTAGTACTGGAGTCGGAAATGGAATAGCTATTCCTCATGGTAAATCTATAGGGGTTGATAAGCCAGCAATAGCCTTTGCTAGGCTTAAAGAAGGAGTGGAGTGGAAATCTTTTGATGATAAAGCAGTAGAATTGGTCTTTTTATTGGCTGTTCCAGATAAGAATGATTCCAAGGAACATTTAAAGATTTTATCTACATTATCTAGGAATTTACTTAATGAAGAGTTTAAGGATAGTTTAATGTCTGCTCAAAATAAAGAAGAGATTAATCAAATCTTAACTAAGATGTTTCAATAA
- a CDS encoding TrkH family potassium uptake protein: MRLKIVFNMLGTLLIFIGVSMLVPIFVALYYKEVDGIAFIVAMGFTIIIGKILVRVTESNEQLRHREGFAVVTLGWIAISIFGAIPFMLAGVFNNFIDAFFESVSGFTTTGATVIMSLESLSHTILFWRSWMHWLGGMGILVMSIAILPELAGSMQLFKAEAPGPVHERLKPRIRETAKTLWGVYLVITLVQIILLVINEMPLFDALIHSFGTISTGGFSSRTLSVRAYDSVIIDIIMSVFMFLAGVNLTLHYQFLTGNIKALFKDKELKFYTFIVLTSIILITINLRLQVYKDIFESLNYAAFQVTSIISTAGFATVDYDIWPPFSRGILLILMFIGGCAGSTAGGIKVIRIYALMKKGFQELYKLIHPRAVTSLKIGNRAVSEEVSTSILGFFFLYIIVFVISTIVLTSFGIDLISSISAVAATLGNIGPGLGLIGPLNTYVPLPMVCKLLLSFCMILGRLEIYTVLVFLLSGFWRK, translated from the coding sequence ATGAGGCTAAAGATAGTTTTTAATATGTTAGGAACATTATTAATCTTTATTGGAGTTAGTATGTTAGTTCCTATTTTTGTAGCATTATACTATAAAGAAGTAGATGGAATAGCATTTATAGTTGCTATGGGCTTTACTATTATTATTGGAAAAATCCTAGTTAGAGTAACTGAAAGTAATGAACAACTAAGGCATAGAGAAGGTTTTGCTGTAGTAACCTTAGGTTGGATAGCAATCTCAATTTTTGGAGCAATTCCTTTTATGCTAGCAGGAGTTTTTAATAATTTTATTGATGCCTTTTTTGAGAGTGTGAGTGGATTTACTACTACTGGTGCAACTGTAATTATGTCCTTAGAAAGTTTATCACATACTATTTTATTTTGGCGAAGCTGGATGCATTGGCTTGGGGGGATGGGGATACTTGTAATGTCAATTGCTATCTTACCAGAGTTAGCAGGATCAATGCAGTTATTTAAGGCAGAAGCTCCAGGTCCTGTTCACGAAAGGTTGAAGCCTAGAATTAGGGAAACAGCTAAAACCTTATGGGGAGTTTATTTGGTAATTACCCTTGTACAAATAATATTATTAGTTATTAATGAGATGCCTTTATTTGATGCATTAATTCATTCCTTTGGAACAATTTCAACAGGAGGATTTTCTTCTCGGACTTTAAGTGTTAGGGCTTATGATAGTGTTATTATTGATATAATCATGTCAGTTTTTATGTTCTTAGCTGGTGTTAATTTAACTTTACATTATCAATTCTTGACAGGAAATATAAAGGCTTTATTTAAAGATAAAGAGTTGAAGTTTTATACATTTATAGTTTTAACTTCAATTATATTGATCACAATTAATTTAAGGTTACAAGTTTATAAAGATATCTTTGAATCATTAAATTATGCAGCTTTTCAGGTGACATCAATTATTAGTACAGCAGGATTTGCTACAGTAGATTATGATATTTGGCCACCTTTTTCTCGGGGGATACTATTAATTCTAATGTTTATTGGTGGTTGTGCAGGATCTACTGCAGGAGGTATCAAAGTAATTAGAATTTATGCTTTGATGAAAAAAGGTTTCCAAGAGTTATATAAATTGATTCATCCACGAGCAGTAACCTCTTTAAAGATAGGTAATAGGGCTGTTTCTGAAGAAGTTTCTACAAGTATTTTAGGATTCTTCTTTTTATATATTATTGTATTTGTTATATCAACTATAGTCTTAACTTCTTTTGGTATCGATTTAATCAGTTCTATCTCTGCAGTAGCAGCAACTTTAGGTAATATAGGTCCAGGACTAGGGTTAATTGGACCTCTTAATACCTATGTTCCTTTACCTATGGTCTGTAAATTGTTGTTGAGTTTCTGTATGATTTTAGGAAGGTTAGAGATCTATACCGTTTTAGTATTTTTGTTATCAGGTTTTTGGAGAAAATAA
- a CDS encoding BglG family transcription antiterminator: MLALPNERSSKVLSILLEQKEAITIKDLAENFEVSARTIRSDLNKIAETLNDEGIKLIKKPRVGVWLEVDPAIRSKLRKKLFSAESYRDPFSSETRQKYILKCLLQAEEKYTMKDLANELYVSRTTIYNDLEFVEEWLSKYNLVLEKKQNYGIEVQGREKNWRRAVADLLAQFKGNQELKEMLEEVSDPIVIDSRIDNKTYQQLLDIFTDVNFLKIEMILEEIERKLDFLFTDEAFVGLVIHIAISLKRLGKGKDIKMEREQLDSLKETEEFEIAKVVAQNLEEELDVKLPEAEVGYISLHILGSKVQQNIISKDISDVLENTDQKVIEISKDIISMAGDVLGVDLRDDEQLLLGLVLHLRPAINRLKYGMSLRNPILDEIKNNYPSIFGAAWATSIVFEKHLGIKVNEEEIGYLALHLGAALERNNNRIKVIVACSSGVGTSQLIATRLRKRLSGIEIVNLVSVYELKTKSLEDIDMIISTIPISNLSKPIVKVSSLLTADDISLIKNKINYLIKDKEDQKFNSELVSNEIKELFADDLIYISLDLKSKEEIIKNLSKELVDKEFVEEGFVNSALEREEITSTAVGNGVAIPHGRDSYVLESKIAIATLNNPIKWENEEVSIVLLLALERERSKNFFKYFHRILDDKKILEEIKRANTKEEIRKLLF, encoded by the coding sequence ATGCTAGCATTACCAAATGAAAGAAGTAGCAAGGTTTTATCAATTCTATTAGAGCAGAAAGAAGCAATTACTATTAAAGATTTAGCTGAGAACTTTGAAGTATCTGCTCGAACTATCAGAAGTGATTTAAATAAGATAGCAGAAACTTTAAATGATGAAGGGATTAAGTTAATTAAAAAACCTAGGGTTGGAGTTTGGCTAGAAGTAGATCCTGCAATTAGATCTAAACTGAGAAAAAAATTGTTTAGTGCTGAAAGTTATAGAGATCCTTTTTCTTCAGAGACTAGGCAGAAGTATATTTTAAAATGTTTATTGCAGGCTGAAGAAAAGTATACAATGAAAGATTTAGCTAATGAACTATATGTTAGTAGAACTACTATCTATAATGATTTAGAATTTGTAGAAGAATGGCTTAGTAAATATAATTTAGTTTTAGAAAAAAAGCAGAATTATGGTATTGAAGTACAGGGAAGAGAGAAGAATTGGAGAAGAGCAGTAGCTGACTTATTGGCACAATTTAAAGGTAATCAAGAGTTAAAAGAGATGTTAGAAGAGGTAAGTGATCCAATAGTAATTGATAGTAGAATAGACAATAAGACTTATCAGCAGTTACTTGATATTTTTACAGATGTAAATTTTCTAAAGATAGAAATGATTTTAGAAGAGATAGAAAGGAAATTAGACTTTTTATTTACTGATGAAGCTTTCGTAGGTTTAGTCATCCATATTGCTATCAGCTTAAAGAGATTAGGGAAAGGCAAAGATATCAAAATGGAAAGAGAGCAATTAGATTCTTTGAAAGAGACAGAAGAATTTGAGATTGCTAAGGTAGTGGCTCAAAACCTTGAAGAAGAATTGGATGTTAAATTGCCAGAAGCTGAAGTAGGATATATCTCTCTTCATATCTTAGGCTCTAAGGTGCAACAGAATATTATAAGCAAAGATATAAGTGATGTTCTAGAAAATACTGATCAGAAGGTAATTGAAATTTCTAAAGATATTATTTCTATGGCTGGCGATGTTTTAGGTGTCGACCTAAGAGATGATGAGCAATTATTATTAGGGTTAGTGTTGCATTTAAGGCCTGCTATTAATCGTTTAAAATATGGAATGAGCCTTAGAAATCCAATTTTAGATGAAATCAAGAATAATTATCCTAGTATCTTTGGAGCAGCTTGGGCTACTAGTATAGTTTTTGAAAAGCATTTGGGAATTAAGGTTAATGAAGAAGAGATTGGATACTTAGCATTACACTTAGGAGCTGCTTTAGAAAGAAATAATAATAGAATTAAGGTTATTGTTGCTTGTAGTAGTGGGGTTGGTACATCACAACTAATAGCTACTAGATTGAGAAAGAGATTATCAGGAATAGAGATAGTTAATTTAGTATCTGTTTATGAACTTAAGACTAAGAGTTTAGAAGATATAGATATGATTATCAGTACTATTCCAATAAGTAATTTATCCAAGCCTATAGTAAAGGTTAGCTCTTTATTAACAGCAGATGATATTAGCTTAATAAAAAATAAGATTAATTATCTAATTAAGGATAAGGAAGATCAAAAGTTCAACTCAGAATTAGTATCTAATGAAATTAAAGAGTTATTTGCTGATGATTTGATTTATATAAGTTTAGATTTGAAATCAAAAGAAGAGATTATTAAAAATTTAAGTAAAGAGCTTGTAGATAAAGAATTTGTTGAAGAAGGCTTTGTAAATTCTGCATTAGAGCGAGAAGAGATTACATCTACTGCTGTAGGTAATGGAGTTGCTATTCCTCATGGTAGAGATAGTTATGTTCTAGAGTCTAAGATAGCTATAGCTACCCTAAATAATCCTATAAAATGGGAAAATGAAGAGGTAAGTATTGTTCTATTATTGGCCCTTGAAAGGGAAAGGTCGAAGAATTTCTTTAAATATTTTCATCGAATTCTTGATGATAAGAAGATATTAGAGGAGATCAAAAGAGCCAATACAAAAGAGGAGATCAGAAAATTATTATTCTAA
- the hcp gene encoding hydroxylamine reductase: MFGLFGNKNKNETKIVKDNCDMFCYQCEQTPTGGCTKFGVCGKNPDIASLQDIIIFGLKGVAAYATHARELGYSDDEVNNITHEALYTTLTNSNFNLEEHIAMAMKVGEATTRVMDLLDQAHTDSLGVPSPVEVSQNKIEGHSIVVTGHNLYALEELLKQTEGKGINIYTHSEMLPAHGYPALNKYDHLKGNVGKAWYDQRKLFAEFPGAILGTTNCLMPIRGDYGDKFFTYGTAGLEGAKKIENDDFGPLIQKALELPVANIESDETLTTGFHHQTVLGIAPEIIEAVKEGKIQRFFVIAGCDAPTKGRDYYRELATSLPKDCVLITTSCGKFRFNDVDYGTVPGTNIPRYIDLGQCNNSGSTVKIALALAEAFDCEVNDLPLSIVLSWFEQKAVAILLGLFNLGIQDIYVGPSVPEFMSENVVKVLQDTFNLQTISTVEEDLKKMLG; this comes from the coding sequence ATGTTTGGATTGTTTGGAAACAAAAACAAGAATGAAACTAAAATAGTAAAAGATAATTGTGATATGTTCTGTTATCAATGTGAACAGACACCTACAGGAGGATGTACAAAGTTTGGAGTTTGTGGTAAAAATCCTGATATCGCTAGCTTACAAGATATTATCATCTTTGGACTAAAAGGTGTAGCAGCTTATGCTACTCATGCTAGAGAATTAGGATATAGTGATGATGAAGTAAATAATATTACTCATGAGGCCTTATATACTACATTAACTAACTCTAACTTTAACTTAGAAGAACATATTGCTATGGCTATGAAGGTTGGAGAAGCTACTACTAGAGTTATGGACCTATTAGATCAGGCTCATACAGATAGCTTAGGAGTTCCTAGCCCAGTTGAAGTAAGTCAAAATAAAATTGAAGGACATAGTATTGTCGTAACTGGACATAACCTATATGCACTAGAAGAGCTATTGAAGCAGACTGAAGGAAAGGGAATTAATATTTATACTCATTCTGAAATGCTACCAGCTCACGGTTACCCAGCATTAAATAAATATGATCACTTAAAAGGTAATGTTGGTAAAGCATGGTATGATCAGCGTAAGCTATTTGCTGAATTCCCAGGAGCAATCTTAGGAACAACTAACTGTCTAATGCCAATTAGAGGTGACTATGGAGATAAATTCTTCACTTATGGAACTGCTGGCTTAGAAGGAGCTAAAAAGATTGAAAATGATGACTTTGGACCACTTATTCAAAAAGCATTAGAATTACCTGTAGCTAATATTGAAAGTGATGAAACATTAACAACTGGTTTCCATCACCAAACTGTTTTAGGTATCGCACCTGAAATTATTGAAGCAGTTAAAGAAGGAAAGATCCAAAGATTCTTCGTAATTGCTGGTTGTGATGCTCCAACTAAAGGTAGAGATTACTATCGAGAATTAGCAACTTCCTTACCAAAAGACTGTGTATTAATCACTACTTCTTGTGGTAAGTTTAGATTTAATGATGTAGATTATGGAACTGTACCAGGAACTAATATCCCTAGATATATTGATCTAGGTCAATGTAATAACTCTGGTTCTACAGTTAAGATTGCTCTTGCCTTAGCTGAAGCCTTCGATTGTGAGGTTAATGATTTACCATTAAGTATTGTATTATCTTGGTTTGAGCAAAAAGCTGTAGCTATCTTACTTGGATTATTCAACTTAGGAATCCAAGATATTTATGTAGGACCAAGTGTACCAGAATTCATGAGTGAAAATGTAGTTAAAGTACTACAAGATACATTCAACTTACAAACCATTAGTACTGTTGAAGAAGATCTAAAGAAAATGTTAGGATAA
- a CDS encoding aspartate aminotransferase family protein, whose protein sequence is MNQVVEETINNYKDHVNSGMSRLFKFLGLDTLEWKAEGTRVKDINGKEYIDCLGGYGTFALGHRPQEVIEAVKEQLDLMPLSSKILLNQPLGQLSKKLAEITPGRLQYSFICNSGTEAVEGALKLARMSTSKTKIIAAVNSFHGKSLGSLSVTGRDVFRKPFKPLLPDVKHVIFGDLSDLANNIDHDTAAVILEAIQGEGGIIVPPKDYLAGVREICNKYGALLILDEIQTGLGRTGKMFACEHYNVTPDILTTAKALGGGVMPVGAFVATPEVWEVFNEDPFIHTSTFGGNQLACRAAIATLNTIQEKKLVERSASLGKYLLDRLTQTSKRYSQIISQVRGKGLMIGIQFQHESYGGMLISELADAGILAAYTLNQQKVIRLEPPLIITKEELDQVIDILERSLEKIVELAS, encoded by the coding sequence ATGAATCAAGTGGTAGAAGAAACTATTAATAATTATAAAGATCATGTTAATTCAGGAATGTCAAGATTATTTAAATTTCTAGGTTTAGACACTTTAGAGTGGAAAGCAGAAGGAACAAGGGTTAAGGATATAAATGGTAAAGAGTATATCGATTGTTTGGGAGGGTATGGAACTTTTGCCTTAGGTCATCGGCCTCAAGAGGTAATTGAAGCAGTAAAAGAACAATTAGATTTAATGCCTTTATCATCAAAAATATTACTCAATCAACCTTTAGGGCAATTATCAAAAAAATTAGCAGAGATAACTCCAGGTCGATTACAATATTCTTTTATCTGTAATAGTGGTACAGAAGCAGTTGAAGGGGCTTTGAAATTAGCTAGGATGTCTACTAGCAAAACTAAGATTATTGCAGCGGTAAATTCTTTTCATGGCAAATCATTAGGTTCTTTAAGTGTAACAGGTAGAGATGTATTCAGAAAGCCTTTTAAACCTCTATTACCTGATGTTAAGCATGTTATTTTTGGAGATTTATCTGACTTAGCTAATAATATAGATCATGATACTGCAGCAGTTATCTTAGAAGCAATTCAAGGTGAAGGTGGAATTATTGTCCCGCCAAAAGACTATTTAGCTGGAGTAAGAGAGATTTGCAATAAGTATGGAGCATTACTAATTTTAGATGAAATTCAAACTGGATTAGGTAGAACTGGGAAGATGTTTGCTTGTGAGCATTATAATGTAACACCAGATATTTTGACTACTGCCAAGGCTTTAGGTGGAGGTGTGATGCCAGTTGGTGCTTTTGTAGCAACTCCTGAAGTTTGGGAAGTCTTTAATGAAGATCCTTTTATACATACATCTACCTTTGGCGGTAATCAATTGGCTTGTCGAGCTGCAATTGCTACATTAAATACTATACAAGAAAAGAAGTTGGTGGAGAGGTCTGCAAGTTTAGGGAAGTATTTGCTTGATAGATTAACTCAAACTTCTAAAAGATATTCTCAAATTATCAGTCAAGTACGAGGTAAAGGGTTGATGATAGGAATACAATTTCAGCATGAAAGCTATGGTGGAATGCTGATTTCAGAATTAGCTGATGCAGGAATTTTAGCTGCGTATACTCTCAATCAACAGAAGGTAATTAGATTAGAACCACCATTGATTATTACAAAAGAGGAGTTAGATCAAGTTATTGATATTTTAGAAAGATCACTAGAGAAGATTGTAGAATTAGCAAGCTAG
- a CDS encoding glycoside hydrolase family 13 protein, whose translation MEGKWWKEAVIYQIYPRSFNDSNGDGIGDIKGITEKLDYLSDLGVDVIWLSPIYKSPNDDNGYDISDYQAIMDEFGTMEDFDKMLEEAHQRNIKIMMDLVVNHSSDEHAWFIESRSSQDNPKRDYYIWKAGKDNGKAPTNWGAAFGGSAWEYDQNTDEYYLHLFSKKQPDLNWENPRLRREIYDMMSWWLDKGVDGFRMDVINFISKDPAYHDGKVQKGSKYGDGSPYYLNGPKVHNYLQEMNKEVLAKYDTITVGEMPGVNVEEGKLYTGEHRHELNMVFHFEHVSLGDGKYGKWDPGEWSLTELKRIFTKWQKGLEEDGWNSLYWSNHDQPRAISRFGNDSEKYRIISGKMLATCLHMMQGCPYIYQGEEIGMTNVSFASIDEYRDIETINAYHSFVEEEQILTHDQMMDAIHKRSRDNARTPVQWSENSYAGFSDVEPWIDVNSNYKEINVKKALQNPDSIFYYYKRLIKLRKEYPIIVYGSYDLLLEDHEQIYAYTRNFGNQQLLIILNFSEEEVEFKLPSKINFTQQELLISNYDVKVSESIKSLVLRPYEARVYLLK comes from the coding sequence ATGGAAGGTAAATGGTGGAAAGAAGCAGTGATTTATCAGATATATCCAAGAAGTTTTAATGATTCTAATGGCGATGGTATTGGTGATATCAAAGGTATTACAGAAAAGTTAGATTATCTAAGTGATCTGGGGGTTGATGTAATTTGGCTCTCCCCAATTTATAAATCTCCAAATGATGATAATGGTTATGATATTAGCGATTATCAAGCTATTATGGATGAGTTTGGAACAATGGAAGACTTTGATAAAATGTTAGAAGAGGCTCATCAAAGGAATATTAAAATTATGATGGATTTAGTTGTAAATCACTCTAGTGATGAACATGCTTGGTTTATAGAATCTCGCTCTTCACAGGATAATCCTAAGCGTGATTATTATATTTGGAAAGCTGGCAAAGATAATGGTAAAGCTCCAACAAACTGGGGAGCAGCTTTTGGAGGTTCTGCTTGGGAGTATGATCAAAATACTGATGAATATTATCTTCATCTATTTAGCAAAAAGCAACCTGATCTCAATTGGGAAAATCCACGCTTAAGACGAGAAATATATGATATGATGAGCTGGTGGTTAGATAAAGGTGTAGATGGTTTCAGAATGGATGTTATTAACTTTATCTCTAAAGACCCTGCTTACCATGATGGTAAGGTTCAAAAAGGATCCAAATATGGTGATGGAAGCCCTTATTATTTAAATGGTCCTAAAGTTCATAATTATTTACAGGAAATGAACAAAGAAGTACTAGCAAAGTATGACACAATTACAGTAGGAGAGATGCCTGGGGTAAATGTTGAAGAAGGAAAGCTCTATACAGGAGAGCATCGTCATGAATTAAATATGGTCTTTCACTTTGAACATGTATCCTTAGGTGATGGGAAGTATGGAAAGTGGGATCCAGGAGAGTGGAGTTTAACAGAGTTAAAGAGGATATTTACTAAGTGGCAAAAGGGACTAGAAGAAGATGGCTGGAACTCTTTATATTGGAGTAACCATGATCAGCCAAGGGCAATTTCTCGCTTTGGAAATGATAGTGAGAAGTATCGTATTATCTCTGGGAAAATGCTTGCTACCTGTTTACATATGATGCAAGGATGTCCTTATATTTATCAGGGCGAAGAGATAGGAATGACAAATGTATCTTTTGCTTCGATCGATGAGTATAGAGATATTGAAACTATAAATGCTTACCATAGCTTTGTTGAAGAGGAGCAGATATTAACTCATGATCAGATGATGGATGCTATTCATAAGAGAAGCCGTGATAATGCTCGGACTCCAGTACAATGGAGTGAGAATAGTTATGCAGGCTTTAGTGATGTTGAACCTTGGATTGATGTAAATTCCAATTATAAAGAGATAAATGTTAAGAAGGCATTACAGAATCCTGATTCTATCTTTTACTATTACAAAAGATTAATTAAACTTAGAAAAGAATACCCAATTATTGTTTATGGTAGTTATGATTTATTATTAGAAGATCATGAACAGATTTATGCTTATACTAGAAATTTTGGCAATCAGCAATTACTAATTATACTTAATTTCTCTGAAGAGGAAGTAGAGTTTAAATTACCAAGTAAAATAAACTTTACTCAACAAGAATTATTAATCAGCAATTATGATGTTAAAGTTTCTGAATCTATTAAAAGCTTAGTATTAAGACCCTATGAAGCCAGAGTTTATCTTTTAAAATAA